A window of Hevea brasiliensis isolate MT/VB/25A 57/8 chromosome 14, ASM3005281v1, whole genome shotgun sequence contains these coding sequences:
- the LOC110667079 gene encoding cucumisin-like isoform X3, whose amino-acid sequence MGDRPKGDFSAASLHASMLQEVVGSRASDFLLHSYHRSFNGFVAKLTEEEKQKLAGMKGVVSVFPSQKKKLHTTRSWTFMGFPLNVTRSTNESDIIIGMLDTGIWPESESFNDKSFGPPPAKWKGTCQESSNFTCNNKIIGARYYHTEGKIPPGEFASPRDSEGHGSHTASTAAGDIVSKASLLGLGSGTARGGVPSARIAVYKICWYFGCSDADILAAFDDAIADGVDVISLSVGGWPMDYFEDSIAIGAFHSMKNGILTSNSAGNEGPGPRSVSNCSPWSLSVAASTIDRKFLTVVRLSNGLFYEGISINTFTPENSVYPVIYGGDAPNTTAGYNGSYSRYCYPDTLNKTMVRGKIVLCDSLSDGEEPIVAGAVGSIMEEGFYNDVAFSFPLPVSAVTAGTLAAILKYLNSTSEPTATILKSIDYKDEYAPYVVSFSSRGPSPITDDILKPDLTAPGVDILAAWSKATTVTGSKWDKRVVPYNIISGTSMSCPHASGAAAYVKSFHPTWSPAALKSALMTTVLETTSPKNQGKIRIL is encoded by the exons ATGGGAGATCGTCCAAAGGGTGATTTTTCTGCAGCATCTCTTCATGCCAGCATGCTACAAGAAGTTGTTGGCAG TCGTGCTTCAGATTTTTTGCTGCACAGCTACCATAGGAGTTTCAATGGTTTTGTTGCTAAATTGACTGAAGAGGAGAAGCAGAAACTGGCAG GCATGAAAGGCGTGGTATCTGTGTTCCCTAGTCAAAAGAAGAAACTTCACACGACAAGGTCTTGGACCTTCATGGGGTTCCCCCTGAATGTTACCAGATCAACTAATGAAAGTGACATCATTATTGGAATGCTTGACACAGGGATTTGGCCTGAATCTGAAAGTTTCAATGACAAAAGTTTTGGTCCACCTCCAGCCAAATGGAAGGGCACTTGCCAAGAATCCTCCAATTTCACTTGCAACAA CAAAATAATTGGAGCTCGATACTATCACACTGAAGGAAAAATACCCCCTGGAGAATTTGCTTCACCTAGGGATTCAGAAGGCCATGGGAGTCACACTGCCTCAACAGCAGCGGGGGACATAGTTAGCAAGGCCAGCTTACTAGGCCTTGGCTCAGGAACTGCTCGAGGAGGGGTTCCTTCAGCCCGTATAGCTGTGTACAAAATATGTTGGTATTTTGGCTGTTCAGACGCCGACATTCTTGCGGCATTTGATGATGCTATTGCGGATGGAGTTGATGTAATATCTCTTTCAGTTGGAGGGTGGCCTATGGACTATTTTGAAGATTCAATCGCAATTGGCGCTTTCCATTCAATGAAGAATGGCATCCTCACATCCAATTCTGCTGGCAATGAAGGCCCAGGTCCTCGATCAGTCTCTAATTGTTCACCTTGGTCGCTTTCTGTGGCTGCTAGCACCATAGACAGAAAGTTTTTGACTGTGGTGCGGTTAAGTAATGGATTATTTTATGAG GGAATTTCCATAAATACTTTTACGCCTGAAAACTCTGTATACCCTGTCATCTATGGTGGAGACGCACCAAATACAACTGCCGGGTACAATGGCTCCTATTCCAG ATACTGCTATCCTGATACCTTGAACAAGACTATGGTAAGAGGAAAAATTGTTCTTTGTGATTCTCTTAGTGATGGAGAGGAGCCAATAGTTGCTGGTGCTGTTGGCTCCATCATGGAGGAAGGATTCTACAATGATGTGGCTTTCAGTTTCCCTTTACCAGTTTCTGCAGTAACCGCAGGGACTTTAGCTGCTATTTTGAAGTACTTAAACTCAACTAG TGAACCAACTGCAACGATATTGAAGAGCATTGATTATAAAGATGAATATGCTCCATATGTGGTTTCCTTCTCTTCAAGGGGACCTAGTCCAATAACAGATGACATTCTCAAG CCTGACCTGACAGCCCCTGGAGTGGACATTTTAGCAGCATGGTCCAAAGCTACTACTGTAACTGGATCAAAATGGGATAAAAGAGTAGTTCCGTACAACATAATTTCTGGTACATCCATGTCTTGCCCACATGCGTCTGGTGCAGCTGCTTATGTCAAGTCATTTCACCCAACATGGTCTCCTGCTGCCCTCAAATCTGCCCTAATGACGACAG TCCTGGAAACAACCTCTCCAAAGAACCAGGGTAAAATACGTATATTGTAG
- the LOC110667079 gene encoding cucumisin-like isoform X1 produces MQVYIVYMGDRPKGDFSAASLHASMLQEVVGSRASDFLLHSYHRSFNGFVAKLTEEEKQKLAGMKGVVSVFPSQKKKLHTTRSWTFMGFPLNVTRSTNESDIIIGMLDTGIWPESESFNDKSFGPPPAKWKGTCQESSNFTCNNKIIGARYYHTEGKIPPGEFASPRDSEGHGSHTASTAAGDIVSKASLLGLGSGTARGGVPSARIAVYKICWYFGCSDADILAAFDDAIADGVDVISLSVGGWPMDYFEDSIAIGAFHSMKNGILTSNSAGNEGPGPRSVSNCSPWSLSVAASTIDRKFLTVVRLSNGLFYEGISINTFTPENSVYPVIYGGDAPNTTAGYNGSYSRYCYPDTLNKTMVRGKIVLCDSLSDGEEPIVAGAVGSIMEEGFYNDVAFSFPLPVSAVTAGTLAAILKYLNSTSEPTATILKSIDYKDEYAPYVVSFSSRGPSPITDDILKPDLTAPGVDILAAWSKATTVTGSKWDKRVVPYNIISGTSMSCPHASGAAAYVKSFHPTWSPAALKSALMTTAYPMTTAANSDAEFAYGSGHINPVKAIDPGLVYDAEEIDYVKFLCGQGYNATQLQLVTGDNSTCSEETNGTVWDLNYPSFALSTLSGQSVTRIFHRTVTNVGSSSSTYKAIVNPTEGLNIQVQPNVISFQSLGEKQSFVVTVEAALNTTAISGSLTWDNGVHQVRSPIIAYVIHPSV; encoded by the exons ATGCAGGTCTATATTGTGTACATGGGAGATCGTCCAAAGGGTGATTTTTCTGCAGCATCTCTTCATGCCAGCATGCTACAAGAAGTTGTTGGCAG TCGTGCTTCAGATTTTTTGCTGCACAGCTACCATAGGAGTTTCAATGGTTTTGTTGCTAAATTGACTGAAGAGGAGAAGCAGAAACTGGCAG GCATGAAAGGCGTGGTATCTGTGTTCCCTAGTCAAAAGAAGAAACTTCACACGACAAGGTCTTGGACCTTCATGGGGTTCCCCCTGAATGTTACCAGATCAACTAATGAAAGTGACATCATTATTGGAATGCTTGACACAGGGATTTGGCCTGAATCTGAAAGTTTCAATGACAAAAGTTTTGGTCCACCTCCAGCCAAATGGAAGGGCACTTGCCAAGAATCCTCCAATTTCACTTGCAACAA CAAAATAATTGGAGCTCGATACTATCACACTGAAGGAAAAATACCCCCTGGAGAATTTGCTTCACCTAGGGATTCAGAAGGCCATGGGAGTCACACTGCCTCAACAGCAGCGGGGGACATAGTTAGCAAGGCCAGCTTACTAGGCCTTGGCTCAGGAACTGCTCGAGGAGGGGTTCCTTCAGCCCGTATAGCTGTGTACAAAATATGTTGGTATTTTGGCTGTTCAGACGCCGACATTCTTGCGGCATTTGATGATGCTATTGCGGATGGAGTTGATGTAATATCTCTTTCAGTTGGAGGGTGGCCTATGGACTATTTTGAAGATTCAATCGCAATTGGCGCTTTCCATTCAATGAAGAATGGCATCCTCACATCCAATTCTGCTGGCAATGAAGGCCCAGGTCCTCGATCAGTCTCTAATTGTTCACCTTGGTCGCTTTCTGTGGCTGCTAGCACCATAGACAGAAAGTTTTTGACTGTGGTGCGGTTAAGTAATGGATTATTTTATGAG GGAATTTCCATAAATACTTTTACGCCTGAAAACTCTGTATACCCTGTCATCTATGGTGGAGACGCACCAAATACAACTGCCGGGTACAATGGCTCCTATTCCAG ATACTGCTATCCTGATACCTTGAACAAGACTATGGTAAGAGGAAAAATTGTTCTTTGTGATTCTCTTAGTGATGGAGAGGAGCCAATAGTTGCTGGTGCTGTTGGCTCCATCATGGAGGAAGGATTCTACAATGATGTGGCTTTCAGTTTCCCTTTACCAGTTTCTGCAGTAACCGCAGGGACTTTAGCTGCTATTTTGAAGTACTTAAACTCAACTAG TGAACCAACTGCAACGATATTGAAGAGCATTGATTATAAAGATGAATATGCTCCATATGTGGTTTCCTTCTCTTCAAGGGGACCTAGTCCAATAACAGATGACATTCTCAAG CCTGACCTGACAGCCCCTGGAGTGGACATTTTAGCAGCATGGTCCAAAGCTACTACTGTAACTGGATCAAAATGGGATAAAAGAGTAGTTCCGTACAACATAATTTCTGGTACATCCATGTCTTGCCCACATGCGTCTGGTGCAGCTGCTTATGTCAAGTCATTTCACCCAACATGGTCTCCTGCTGCCCTCAAATCTGCCCTAATGACGACAG CTTATCCCATGACCACTGCTGCTAACTCTGATGCAGAGTTTGCTTATGGATCAGGTCATATAAACCCTGTAAAGGCCATTGATCCTGGATTAGTATATGATGCTGAAGAGATTGATTATGTTAAATTTTTGTGTGGACAAGGGTACAACGCAACACAACTTCAACTTGTGACTGGAGACAATAGCACATGTTCTGAAGAAACAAATGGAACAGTTTGGGATCTAAACTACCCTTCTTTCGCTCTATCTACCCTGTCTGGGCAATCTGTAACTCGCATCTTTCACAGAACTGTCACAAATGTTGGGTCCTCATCATCTACTTACAAGGCAATTGTAAATCCTACGGAAGGACTTAATATACAAGTTCAACCAAATGTTATTTCCTTCCAGTCTCTTGGCGAAAAGCAATCCTTTGTTGTTACAGTTGAAGCTGCATTAAATACAACtgcaatctctggttccttgacttGGGATAATGGAGTGCATCAAGTGAGAAGTCCTATTATAGCATATGTTATCCATCCTTCAGTGTAG
- the LOC110667079 gene encoding cucumisin-like isoform X2: MGDRPKGDFSAASLHASMLQEVVGSRASDFLLHSYHRSFNGFVAKLTEEEKQKLAGMKGVVSVFPSQKKKLHTTRSWTFMGFPLNVTRSTNESDIIIGMLDTGIWPESESFNDKSFGPPPAKWKGTCQESSNFTCNNKIIGARYYHTEGKIPPGEFASPRDSEGHGSHTASTAAGDIVSKASLLGLGSGTARGGVPSARIAVYKICWYFGCSDADILAAFDDAIADGVDVISLSVGGWPMDYFEDSIAIGAFHSMKNGILTSNSAGNEGPGPRSVSNCSPWSLSVAASTIDRKFLTVVRLSNGLFYEGISINTFTPENSVYPVIYGGDAPNTTAGYNGSYSRYCYPDTLNKTMVRGKIVLCDSLSDGEEPIVAGAVGSIMEEGFYNDVAFSFPLPVSAVTAGTLAAILKYLNSTSEPTATILKSIDYKDEYAPYVVSFSSRGPSPITDDILKPDLTAPGVDILAAWSKATTVTGSKWDKRVVPYNIISGTSMSCPHASGAAAYVKSFHPTWSPAALKSALMTTAYPMTTAANSDAEFAYGSGHINPVKAIDPGLVYDAEEIDYVKFLCGQGYNATQLQLVTGDNSTCSEETNGTVWDLNYPSFALSTLSGQSVTRIFHRTVTNVGSSSSTYKAIVNPTEGLNIQVQPNVISFQSLGEKQSFVVTVEAALNTTAISGSLTWDNGVHQVRSPIIAYVIHPSV, from the exons ATGGGAGATCGTCCAAAGGGTGATTTTTCTGCAGCATCTCTTCATGCCAGCATGCTACAAGAAGTTGTTGGCAG TCGTGCTTCAGATTTTTTGCTGCACAGCTACCATAGGAGTTTCAATGGTTTTGTTGCTAAATTGACTGAAGAGGAGAAGCAGAAACTGGCAG GCATGAAAGGCGTGGTATCTGTGTTCCCTAGTCAAAAGAAGAAACTTCACACGACAAGGTCTTGGACCTTCATGGGGTTCCCCCTGAATGTTACCAGATCAACTAATGAAAGTGACATCATTATTGGAATGCTTGACACAGGGATTTGGCCTGAATCTGAAAGTTTCAATGACAAAAGTTTTGGTCCACCTCCAGCCAAATGGAAGGGCACTTGCCAAGAATCCTCCAATTTCACTTGCAACAA CAAAATAATTGGAGCTCGATACTATCACACTGAAGGAAAAATACCCCCTGGAGAATTTGCTTCACCTAGGGATTCAGAAGGCCATGGGAGTCACACTGCCTCAACAGCAGCGGGGGACATAGTTAGCAAGGCCAGCTTACTAGGCCTTGGCTCAGGAACTGCTCGAGGAGGGGTTCCTTCAGCCCGTATAGCTGTGTACAAAATATGTTGGTATTTTGGCTGTTCAGACGCCGACATTCTTGCGGCATTTGATGATGCTATTGCGGATGGAGTTGATGTAATATCTCTTTCAGTTGGAGGGTGGCCTATGGACTATTTTGAAGATTCAATCGCAATTGGCGCTTTCCATTCAATGAAGAATGGCATCCTCACATCCAATTCTGCTGGCAATGAAGGCCCAGGTCCTCGATCAGTCTCTAATTGTTCACCTTGGTCGCTTTCTGTGGCTGCTAGCACCATAGACAGAAAGTTTTTGACTGTGGTGCGGTTAAGTAATGGATTATTTTATGAG GGAATTTCCATAAATACTTTTACGCCTGAAAACTCTGTATACCCTGTCATCTATGGTGGAGACGCACCAAATACAACTGCCGGGTACAATGGCTCCTATTCCAG ATACTGCTATCCTGATACCTTGAACAAGACTATGGTAAGAGGAAAAATTGTTCTTTGTGATTCTCTTAGTGATGGAGAGGAGCCAATAGTTGCTGGTGCTGTTGGCTCCATCATGGAGGAAGGATTCTACAATGATGTGGCTTTCAGTTTCCCTTTACCAGTTTCTGCAGTAACCGCAGGGACTTTAGCTGCTATTTTGAAGTACTTAAACTCAACTAG TGAACCAACTGCAACGATATTGAAGAGCATTGATTATAAAGATGAATATGCTCCATATGTGGTTTCCTTCTCTTCAAGGGGACCTAGTCCAATAACAGATGACATTCTCAAG CCTGACCTGACAGCCCCTGGAGTGGACATTTTAGCAGCATGGTCCAAAGCTACTACTGTAACTGGATCAAAATGGGATAAAAGAGTAGTTCCGTACAACATAATTTCTGGTACATCCATGTCTTGCCCACATGCGTCTGGTGCAGCTGCTTATGTCAAGTCATTTCACCCAACATGGTCTCCTGCTGCCCTCAAATCTGCCCTAATGACGACAG CTTATCCCATGACCACTGCTGCTAACTCTGATGCAGAGTTTGCTTATGGATCAGGTCATATAAACCCTGTAAAGGCCATTGATCCTGGATTAGTATATGATGCTGAAGAGATTGATTATGTTAAATTTTTGTGTGGACAAGGGTACAACGCAACACAACTTCAACTTGTGACTGGAGACAATAGCACATGTTCTGAAGAAACAAATGGAACAGTTTGGGATCTAAACTACCCTTCTTTCGCTCTATCTACCCTGTCTGGGCAATCTGTAACTCGCATCTTTCACAGAACTGTCACAAATGTTGGGTCCTCATCATCTACTTACAAGGCAATTGTAAATCCTACGGAAGGACTTAATATACAAGTTCAACCAAATGTTATTTCCTTCCAGTCTCTTGGCGAAAAGCAATCCTTTGTTGTTACAGTTGAAGCTGCATTAAATACAACtgcaatctctggttccttgacttGGGATAATGGAGTGCATCAAGTGAGAAGTCCTATTATAGCATATGTTATCCATCCTTCAGTGTAG